In one window of Acipenser ruthenus chromosome 34, fAciRut3.2 maternal haplotype, whole genome shotgun sequence DNA:
- the LOC117409833 gene encoding uncharacterized protein LOC117409833, which yields MSCGSSWRGLGCRALWRSCAWRLSGGPRAPGTLTQPSSTAREQAERYRLAESTTAEKFLSDVSFQTSPTAVRYIAGAMGCSHVWGHPSILRAVDPEQIEQFDWLVEDVTPPLASLNHSSPYTVQVLAALSGPCVFTRTLYPAQPPLELLQIYIIAGPDPQRAAELYADCVRSDVIRASQQGRHRLLRVIVPTDTAGGSEVFSKEEVTARGGAFVCSVRGALQTRLPVRAQCVWRLDPPGTRFQGGAKLYSLSVIQTAEHSRGERVLDFSPCPMIHLSSSVFLRRAHAEAYVGIFLPRESDTRQKPPAQAGECVGVKGRPLSSDWDRVLAPIREALLRKIASLSLSQEPFESAHLCALLLLLEPGDPETGEQPLEQIYRFLRSSAAQLGALRSLTHTLSTVLQAGRREGVDREMFRSLLERVRALMLDFLSDEENSSSRDSLVLSDIMKRSLESVCDRLTQSPDRSVLRDLRRWCSYSSVLEARFVSDSLPWVPVIRDIKQLAIQTAGSQKQGHKQQEKQETERRNPERYTQDLLYNEERCINLSERGTGAAQHTALTQVY from the exons ATGTCCTGTGGAAGTTCCTGGAGAGGACTGGGCTGCAGAGCTTTGTGGAGGAGCTGTGCGTGGAGACTCTCGGGGGGCCCCAGAGCCCCTGGAACCCTTACCCAGCCTTCATCAACGGCCAGGGAGCAGGCTGAGAG GTACAGGCTGGCCGAGTCGACCACGGCTGAGAAATTCCTGTCGGACGTCAGCTTCCAGACCTCACCCACTGCAGTCAGATATATTGCAG GAGCGATGGGCTGCTCTCATGTCTGGGGCCATCCCAGCATTCTCCGCGCCGTCGACCCAGAGCAAATCGAGCAGTTTGATTGGCTGGTCGAGGACGTGACCCCTCCCCTTGCCAGTCTGAATCACAGCAGCCCGTACACA GTCCAGGTTCTCGCGGCTCTCAGCGGCCCCTGTGTGTTCACACGTACCCTCTACCCTGCCCAGCCCCCCCTGGAGCTGCTACAGATTTACATCATCGCGGGGCCCGACCCCCAGCGCGCTGCGGAGCTGTACGCAGACTGCGTCCGCAGTGATGTCATCCGCGCCAGCCAGCAAGGACGCCATCGCCTGCTCAG aGTAATTGTTCCAACAGATACAGCAGGAGGAAGCGAGGTATTCAGCAAG GAGGAGGTGACAGCCCGGGGCGGGGCGTTCGTGTGCAGCGTGCGGGGGGCCCTGCAGACACGCCTCCCTGTGCGAGCGCAGTGTGTGTGGAGGCTGGACCCCCCAGGGACACGATTCCAGGGAGGGGCCAAGCTGTACAGCCTGAGTGTCATCCAGACCGCAGAGCACTCCAGAGGGGAGAG GGTGTTGGATTTCTCTCCGTGTCCCATGATCCACCTCTCCTCCAGCGTGTTCCTGCGCCGCGCCCACGCCGAGGCCTACGTGGGGATATTCCTGCCGAGGGAGTCGGACACGAGACAGAAGCCACCAGCACAGG CAGGGGAGTGTGTGGGGGTGAAAGGCAGACCCCTCTCCTCCGATTGGGATCGTGTGCTGGCTCCCATACGAGAGGCCCTGCTTCGGAAGATCGCATCCCTGAGCCTCAGCCAGGAGCCCTTCGAGAGCGCCCACCTCTGCGCCCTGCTGCTTCTGCTGGAGCCGGGAGACCCCGAGACCGGGGAGCAG CCGCTGGAGCAGATCTACAGGTTCCTCCGAAGCTCGGCGGCTCAGCTGGGAGCTCTCCGCAGTCTCACCCACACACTGAGCACCGTGCTGcaggcagggaggagggag GGTGTCGATAGAGAGATGTTCCGCTCGCTGCTGGAGAGAGTGAGGGCGCTGATGCTGGATTTCCTGAGCGATGAGGAGAACAGTTCCTCTCGGGATTCCCTCGTCCTCAGTGACATCATGAAGCGATCGCTGGAGTCCGTGTGTGACCGCCTGACCCAGTCACCTGACAGGAGCGTCCTGCGGGACCTGAGAAGA TGGTGTTCCTACAGCAGTGTGCTGGAGGCTCGGTTCGTGTCGGACTCCCTCCCCTGGGTTCCTGTCATCAGAGATATCAAACAGCTGGCGATCCAGACAGCAGGCAGCCAGAAGCAGGGACACAAGCAGCAGGAGAAG CAGGAGACTGAGAGAAGGAATCCGGAGCGCTACACCCAGGATCTGCTGTATAATGAAGAGCGCTGTATAAACTTGTCAGAGAGAGGGACTGgggctgcacagcacacagcactaacACAGGTATACTGA